CCAGTTGGTTGACCACGTTGTCCTCGGCCGCGAGCACCCGCACCGCCGAGAGCTCGGCCTCGACCGGAACGGTGGCCTCCTCGGCTTCGGTCTCGGCGTCGCGCAGGCGCGGCAGGGCCAACGTGACGACGAAGGTGGTCCCGTGTGCAGGGGTGCTGGTCGCCTCGATGCCGCCCCCCATGCCCTGCGCCAGCCGTCGGCTGATCGAGAGGCCGAGGCCCGTCCCACCGAACCGCCGCGTGGTGGAGGCGTCGGCCTGCACGAACTCTTCGAACAACCGCTCCAACGCCTCCGGCGCGACGCCGATGCCCGTGTCGCACACTTTCAGCCGCAGGGCGCCCTCGCCTGCCGCTTCGGCGGTGACGGTGACGCTGCCCTCGCGGGTGAACTTGATGGCGTTGGAGACGAGGTTCGAGAGGATCTGACGCACCCGTACGGCATCGCCTAGATAGATGCCCTGCGTTTGCGGCGCGACCTCACAGGTCAAGCTGACGCCCTTGCCTTCAGCGAGGGCGGCGAAGGTGGCGCGCACCGCTTCCACCTGCTGGGCCAGGTCGAACTCGGAGGACTCCAGCTCCAGCTTGCCCGCCTCCATCTTCGAGAAGTCGAGGATGTCGTTGAGGACCGCCAGCAGCGTGGTCCCCGAGAGGGTGATGACCTTCAGGCGTTCGCGCTGCTCCTCCGCCAGGGGGCCAGCCGCCATCGCCTGGGCCATTCCCAGAACGCCGTTCAGCGGCGTCCGAATTTCGTGGCTCATCGTCGCCAGGAACGTCGACTTAGCCTGGTTGGCTGTGGCCGCGGCGTGCTCGCGCTCCGTGGCCAGCCGCCGCGCTTCCCGCAGCGCCGCCCGCGAGCTGGAGAGGTTTCGCCGGGAGGTGAGGATCAGGTTGCCCATCGCCGCCGCCGCACAGGCCGCCGCCAGCACGACCAGCATCCCACCACTCGGCGCGTGTTCGATGACGGCGCCCGCCAGGATGTAGGCTAGGCCCGCCATGTACGGCGTCGAGACGATGTAGAACAGCCGCGGGCTGGCATAGTATTGCATCAGTGCGTAGACGAGGCAGATGGTCAGGATGACCACCGCGAACATGCGCGCGAATTCGCTTCCCGAGTGCCACAACGCGACGGCGCCGACGCAGTAGAAGGCGGAATTCACCGTCGTGACCGCCAACAGCGACGGGAAGGCCACTTCAGCTCGCGTTTGCGGAGTCCAGGTCTCGACCTTTCGGCTGAGCCAACCGCCCGTCACCATCGCGCCGATGATCGCGCCCAGCCACAGCGCCACCCAGGTCGCCGGTGCGAACGCCAGTGCGCCGATGGCCGTGGCGGCGAAATGGATCGCCCGGTTAGTGAAGTTGCGGTTCGAGACCACGAAGAGATGGATCTCGGAGTCCAGCTTTCTGCGCGGCGCAAGTCCTGCCGACTCTGTTCGAGCCATGGCTCTTGTTCCCCCGAGAACTTTGCCAGACTTGAGGCTGAAAGACTTAAGATTGGCTTAGCTGTCAAACCGGAGTGCAATACTGTGCCGATATGTCTCGGCATCGAGGTCGTCTTCCCTGGGCCGCCCGCGTCGAGTGCGGCAATCCACCCTCCTGCGACCGTTGGAAGCTCTGCTGATGGGCCGGGCGTCGTCGGGCGCATTCCCCCTTCCCTTGCGGGGGTCCAAAGTTAGCCTGGAACACCTCAATCCTCTTTCATCTGTTCAGCCTGAGCAGGGCGGGACAGCTGTCGTTCAAGCACACTTGGCCCACAGCCTCGGAACATGGTGCGCGGGCGAGGAGGAGGTTCCGCTCCCCACCCATTGCCGACGTCGGCTGCGTCCGCACACGGGCTGAATTACCGACGTCTCCTCTCGGGCGTGGAGCCGATGGCCGCATTCCACCCATTGGGGCCATTCGGAATGTCCGGCTTTAGGCATGACCGCGTTGCCCTGCCGCGCCTCTTTCGCTATGGAAGGCGTCCCGCTTGGAACACGTCAGGCACGGCCGCTGTAAACCGGCTGTAAACTGACCGGCGGGTGGGGAGAAAACCCCAACGAAATCAAAATGGTGACGTGGCCGAGTGGCTGAAGGCAACGGTTTGCTAAATCGTCATACGTGAAAGCGTATCCAGGGTTCGAATCCCTGCGTCACCGCCACTTTCCAAGCCGCGAGCGGACCGCCTCATCGGCTTCCTGACGGCGCTCGACAGCGAGCCGACCCTGCCGGCCTGCGACATCAGCGCCATTACCTGGGGCGTAATCGACCCTGCTCGTGGAGATCGGCACTTTCGGCTCACGCCTGGGACGCCCCCCGGGCCAAGCCAAGGGAGCCACCCATGATCGCCTCGTCCCCGTTCCTCCGCCGCGCTTTCGCCGCCGACGCCGTCGCCAGCGGAGCGGTCGGCGTCCTGCTTGCCTTCGGCGGCGCCACGCTCGAGAGCCTCACTGGCCTGCAAGCCGCCCTGACGGAGCCGGCGGGATACTTCCTGATCGCCTATGCGGCCTTCGTCGGCTTCCTGGCCGCGCGCGCCAGCCTTCCCGGCGCCGTGGCCTGGCTGGTGATCGTCGGCAACGCCATCTGGGCTTTCGAGAGCCTGATGCTGCTGGCGCTGGGCTGGGCGAAACCGACGCCGGTCGGCTACGCCTTCGTCATCGGCCAAGCCCTGGCGGTCGCCGTCTTCGCCGAGCTCCAGTTCATGGGCCTGCGCCGTTCGGCGCGGCTCGCCTAGTCCTCGCATCCTCACCGCGCTATGCCGGACTGGCGCGCCGCCAGAGCGCGGGAGGGTCCGATGGAAATCGACGAGGAACGCTTCAACTATGCGGGCGGCGATGGTGCGAACATCGCCGCCTTTCGCTGGGCGGCTAAGGGCGCAACGCCGCGGGCCATTCTCCAGGTCGCTCACGGCATGGGCGAGCATGCCGGGCGTTACAAACTCCCCCTTGAGCCCATGATGGCCGCGGGATTTGTCGTCTATGCCGACGACCACCGGGGGCACGGGCAGACGGCCGGCTCGCCCGAAGCCTTGGGCGACTTCGGCGAGAACGGAGCGGAGGAGATCATCACCGACCTGATGCTCCTGACCTCAAGGGCCCGGAAGTCGGAGGGGGAGGATCTGCCGACCATCCTGCTCGGCCACAGCCTGGGTTCGTTCTTCGCCCAGGCCTATGTCTTCGATCACGCCCGTTGGATCGACGGCTTGGTGCTCTCCGGAACCGCGGCCTTCGGGGACCGCACCTCGGCGCCCAAGCGATTGGATGAGATCGCGATCGAAGGCGCCAAGCCGCGCACGCCCTACGACTGGCTGTCGCGCGACGAGGCGGAGGTGGACGCCTATATCGCCGACCCCCTTTGCGGGTTCTCTCGGAAGCCGGGCTCGGAGGCGAGCTTCGCCCGGGTTTCGGCGCGGCTGCGCGACGAGGCGGAGATCGCCAAGATTCCCAAGGACCTCCCAATCTATGTGTTCGTCGGCGATAAGGATCCCATCAACCAGGACCTGGCGCTCCTCAAGCCGCTCACCGACCGCTACGCCGCCGCGGGCCTGACCGACGTCACCGTCAAGATTTATCCGGACGGGCGGCATGAGATGCTGAACGAGATCAACCGCGACGAGGTCATCGCCGAACTGCTGGCATGGCTCAAGCGGGTGGCGGGTCTCTAGGACCGGCGCCAATATAGATTCTATATTGCAAACCAATCGATTTTGCGGACGCCACGACGCCCGCGGGGGAACGATCACGATGAAATTCAAGCACTTGGCGCTGACGACGGCGCTTGCCCTGGCGTTGGCCGCGGGGCCTGTGGCCGCCCAGTCCGGACCCTCCGCGATTTCCGGTGCGGTGGAGGAGTTCGCCGCCATGCGCGACGGCGTGAAGCTGGCGGCCAATGTGTTCAAGCCGACGGGGAAGGGACCCTGGCCGGTGATCATCTCGCGCACGCCGTATCTGAAGGACGGCCCCAAGGATCGCGAGAACGCCCCAGCCCAACTGGCCAGCCAGGCCAAGCGCTACACCGACGCCGGCTACGTGTTCGTCGTCCAGGACACGCGCGGCAAGGGACGTTCGGAAGGCGCGTATCTCGCCTTCGAGAACGACATCGAGGACGGCTACGACACCCTGGAGTGGATCGCCGCCCAGCCCTGGAGCAACGGCAAGGTGGGGATCACCGGCGGCTCGGCGCTCGGCATCACCGGCAACGCCGCCGCCATGGCGGCGCACCCGGCCCTCAAGGCGGCCTATGTCGTGGTCGCGCCGAGCGACCTGGGCGAGTACCGCGCGCCGGGCGGCGTCCCGAAGGAGAAGGACACCAGCGGCTGGCTGAGGGAGCAGGGCGTCGAGGACAAGGTCATCGAGGCCAGCCGCGCGCGGATCGGCGACGACGTGTTCTGGAACCGCGGTTCGATGAGCGCCAAACGCAAGTACATCCGCATCCCGATGTTCAATGTCGGCGGCTGGTACGACATCTTCAGCGAAGGCGCGACGGGCAACTTCGCCTGGCTGCAGAACCATGGCGCCAAGGGCGCCCGGGGCAATCAGAAGGTCCTGATGGGCCCCTTCGGTCACGGCGAGCTCTCCGGCGACCTTGCCTATCCGGCCTATGAGCAGGCGCTCAAGAGCGCCGGCGACCAGGAACTCCGCTGGTTCGACCATTGGCTGAAGGGCGCGCCGAACGGGATCATGGACGAGCCCCCGGTCAGCTACTTCATGATGGCCTCGGCCCGGAAGGGCGCTCCCTCGCCGAAGAACCGGATGATGACCTCGGCCAACTGGCCGCCGGCCCACCGCGAGATCCGCTACTACCTCACCGCCGACAAGGGCCTGAGCCCTGCGCCGCCGACCGCGGAGGCCTCGAAGACCACCTATCGCTTCGATCCCGCCAAGCCTGTCGAGACCGTGGGCGGCGCAAATCTGACCTTCGACCGCGGCCCGATGGACCAGCGGGCCATCCCGGAGCGCCAGGACTATCTGCGCTTCCAGACCCCCGTGCTGGACAAGGACCTGGTGATCGCCGGGCCCGTGAGGGTGGAACTCAACGCCGCCACCGACGGCGCCGACACCGACTTCATGGCCAAGCTGGTCGACGTCTATCCCGACGGCTACGAGGCCATTGTTCTGGACGCCCCGGTCCGCGCCCGGTTCCGCAACGGGCGCATGACCGACGACATCAAGCCGATGACGCCGAACGCGCCGGAAGAGCTGGTCATCGACCTGTGGGGGACGGCGATCACCTTCGAGAAGGGACACCGCATCGCCCTGCACATCACCTCGTCCAACAGCCCGCGCTTCGAGGTGAACCCCAATACCGGCGAGGCGCCGAAGGGGGCCAGGCTGAAGCCTCGCGTGGCGGTCAACAGCGTCTATCACGACGCCGCCCACCCCTCGGCCCTGGTGCTGCCGGTGATCTATCCGGAGGACTGAGGCCTGAGGGCTTGATCAGTGCTGTGACCCACTTGCTCCTCTCCACCCGCCTTTCGGGGGGAGAGGAGGAAATAACCTCGGCTCGTCAGTCGACGCCCGCGGTGGCCAGGATCGCGGCCAGGCCGACGGTCATGCCGCGCACGCTGGGACCCTTCTCCACGTCGATCCACTCATCGGTGGAATGGGCGCGGCCGCCGGTCCCGCCCGAGCCGATGGTGATGGCCGGGACGCCCTTGGCCATCGGCGCGTTGGCGTCGGTGGATGAGGCCTCGAAA
This genomic stretch from Phenylobacterium sp. LH3H17 harbors:
- a CDS encoding alpha/beta fold hydrolase, producing MEIDEERFNYAGGDGANIAAFRWAAKGATPRAILQVAHGMGEHAGRYKLPLEPMMAAGFVVYADDHRGHGQTAGSPEALGDFGENGAEEIITDLMLLTSRARKSEGEDLPTILLGHSLGSFFAQAYVFDHARWIDGLVLSGTAAFGDRTSAPKRLDEIAIEGAKPRTPYDWLSRDEAEVDAYIADPLCGFSRKPGSEASFARVSARLRDEAEIAKIPKDLPIYVFVGDKDPINQDLALLKPLTDRYAAAGLTDVTVKIYPDGRHEMLNEINRDEVIAELLAWLKRVAGL
- a CDS encoding ATP-binding protein — protein: MARTESAGLAPRRKLDSEIHLFVVSNRNFTNRAIHFAATAIGALAFAPATWVALWLGAIIGAMVTGGWLSRKVETWTPQTRAEVAFPSLLAVTTVNSAFYCVGAVALWHSGSEFARMFAVVILTICLVYALMQYYASPRLFYIVSTPYMAGLAYILAGAVIEHAPSGGMLVVLAAACAAAAMGNLILTSRRNLSSSRAALREARRLATEREHAAATANQAKSTFLATMSHEIRTPLNGVLGMAQAMAAGPLAEEQRERLKVITLSGTTLLAVLNDILDFSKMEAGKLELESSEFDLAQQVEAVRATFAALAEGKGVSLTCEVAPQTQGIYLGDAVRVRQILSNLVSNAIKFTREGSVTVTAEAAGEGALRLKVCDTGIGVAPEALERLFEEFVQADASTTRRFGGTGLGLSISRRLAQGMGGGIEATSTPAHGTTFVVTLALPRLRDAETEAEEATVPVEAELSAVRVLAAEDNVVNQLVLTTLLGQVGVEVTVVGNGREAVAAWANGAWDVILMDVQMPEMDGLEATRTIRSREAAEGRARTPIIALTADAMTHHVDSYRHAGMDAFVPKPIEAMRLFTALQEALASPAEAPLAATG
- a CDS encoding CocE/NonD family hydrolase, producing MKFKHLALTTALALALAAGPVAAQSGPSAISGAVEEFAAMRDGVKLAANVFKPTGKGPWPVIISRTPYLKDGPKDRENAPAQLASQAKRYTDAGYVFVVQDTRGKGRSEGAYLAFENDIEDGYDTLEWIAAQPWSNGKVGITGGSALGITGNAAAMAAHPALKAAYVVVAPSDLGEYRAPGGVPKEKDTSGWLREQGVEDKVIEASRARIGDDVFWNRGSMSAKRKYIRIPMFNVGGWYDIFSEGATGNFAWLQNHGAKGARGNQKVLMGPFGHGELSGDLAYPAYEQALKSAGDQELRWFDHWLKGAPNGIMDEPPVSYFMMASARKGAPSPKNRMMTSANWPPAHREIRYYLTADKGLSPAPPTAEASKTTYRFDPAKPVETVGGANLTFDRGPMDQRAIPERQDYLRFQTPVLDKDLVIAGPVRVELNAATDGADTDFMAKLVDVYPDGYEAIVLDAPVRARFRNGRMTDDIKPMTPNAPEELVIDLWGTAITFEKGHRIALHITSSNSPRFEVNPNTGEAPKGARLKPRVAVNSVYHDAAHPSALVLPVIYPED